Below is a window of Campylobacter canadensis DNA.
AAGGAAGTAAAAGCCCAGCAAGTAGGGAAAATAGACTAGTTAATAATTTATGATATAGAAAATACAGTTTAAAAATAAAGAAAAATATAAAATAACCATAAGTAAAGAATATTATTCTTTACTTGTCATATTATTTTCTAAAATTTTTATTATTCTTTCTAATAAAATATTGTTTCTTTCTAATTCGGTTTCAATTATTTTATTGTTTTGTTCCAATAGTTCATTATTTTTTTGTAATTGTTTTTCTAAATTTATTAGTTTTTTCTTATACTATCATTTTCTATTTCTAAAAATCTTCTAGTTAGTTCTGCTTGGTGTCTAATTTCTATATCCATTGTTTTCTATCCTTAAAATAAAATTTAAGCTAATTATATTACAAAAGATGTAAAAATCTACAGTAAAGTAAAAATACAAATATATTATTAAAAAGTAATTAAAAGCTAAGAAAGGCTGATTAAACACCACCAATATCGGTGTGTAACAAGCTAAGCCTAGCTTGTTACTTTTTTAATTCTTTTTCTTCTTTTCTGATCTTTTCAAGATCGTAGTACCCGCTGACATTGACAGCAGCAATGCTACCTGCAAAAAGAAGAAACATAAAAATTAATTTAACATCTCCTTTTGCAAAGAAAAAAATCTTATTTAATATCCAATGGGTACTAGGAATAAAAATCATAGCCCACAAAGAAACACTAAATAAGACTAGCATAATGCAAAAGAATGTTCTTTTACTTATGCACCTTAGAGGGTTATCATATACTTTAGCCTCTTCTTTTAAAACTGGATTTTTAAATTCCACTTTCGCAGAATTTCTGCTTGTTGCACCATCGCTAGGCGTAGTAGAAGGTTTTTTTATTTTTTTCAAACAAGGTATTTCTTCTTCGCTTTCTATAATGCCATCATAAAGATTACCATTTTTAAAGTCCCATCTATTAAACCTTAATTTATCATAAAAATAATCTCTTTCTAAATCTAAAAACATTTGTGTTTTATTTTGATATATGCCGATATTATTATCATTTTCTTGATAATTTATAATCTCTTCGTTATTGATAATAAATTTACATAAGCCTTTGCATTTGCAACTGCTTAGCATTGTCATTAAAAACACCGTACAAATTTCTTCTTCTTTAGCTTCTAATTCTTTTCCTGTTAATTCAATAAGTGGCTTAAAAGAAAAATCAAGAAAGTCTTTGCTAAGTTTTGATAATAAATCTTTTGCTATGTTAAATTCTTCTTGCGTACATAATTTTTTATAATGAGTTATATTTTCTTTATCAAGTTCAAAATTATAAGAATACTGCTCTGCTGCCGTAAAATTACAATAAATTTTATCATTTAGTTTAACTGCTATAAAATAATTATCTTTAATCTTTTTTATTATTTTTATTTCAAAGCTAGATTTAGTTATATTGCACAAAAGTTCAACTATTTCTTTGTAAGAATCAACATAAGTTGCTCCTGTTTGATGGGCTAACTCTAATTCATATCCTTCTTCATTATATTCTTTCATTTTTTTATTATTATGTAAAAAATAGTACGGTTTTTTTGCTGTTTCGTATTTAATTTTCATATATAATCTCCTTATAAAAATATATTATAAAAGTAACTAAACCGATTATATTATAAAAGACAGAAAAAATCTATATTTTTAATTACGCTTTAAAAATATTTTTGTTACAACGCCTTTAAAGATACATTAACAAAAGCAATTAGCAATGTAGGCGAACACAATAACGCAAGTTAAAGTATAAAAAAGCGGCTATTTTAAGCAATACTGAAACTAATATTTTAAAAGCTAAACTTGCTAATGCAATAAATATAATACTATGGTTAATTTAGTAAAATAAGAAGGATTTTCATAGCAAGAAGTAATACAAGTATAAAAATAAAATAAGCTAAATATATATAGCAACCAAAATTGCTAATACTGCAGTATTTATAAGAGTTTAATTAATATGGTATATGAAGATATTCTTTATAAAAGCAAGTCTATAAGCTTGTAGTACTCTTGGTATATTTAGTATTAAATTTGGTACAAGTAAAGAAATTAAAACAAATTAAAAGATATACAATATTGCTAATTGCTACTAAAATGAGAGTGCAAAAAATAAAGCAACTATTAAATTTGCTAAAAATAAAGTATTTGCTAAATAAGCTAGTACGGCTATTTATAATAGTAAAACACTTAATATAAGTCTATTAATAGCCAAAGAGTAGAACAAATCGCTAAAATTTTATTATAAAATTGCTTTTACAAATGCTAGGCAACTACTCGTAGATTACACATATATCAAAAAGCACATAAGGAATTTATAAAATAAAACACTTTATATAAAATAAAAATTATTACTTATCAACTGTAAACACAAAGCTTGATAGACTGCAATATAAAACTTTTTATAAAAAATATATAAGTTTAGCTATTAAATAATATTGATTTTAGTAATAACCTAAACACAAAGTTGGTGTAAGTTTGATTTTTTTCTCAAAAGGCTCTGGTGCAAAATAACAACATTTTTCAATATAAATATGCGCATTATGTGGTATTTTTAGCTTTTTATAAAAATTTCTAAGATTTATAAATTTTACACCACAAATTTCTACTAAATCAAGCACATCTAAGAGTTTTGAACCATTTTTAGCATTTAAATGAGATGGTGCAAGATTACTCATAGCACAAAAAGAACTAGCCAAAATTAAACCACTTAAATCTGTGCATTTTTCTTTAATATCTTGATGTTTTAAAATAATACTAGTTTTTTCTAAAAAAACAATTCTTGAATTTGGATAATTAGCTGTTTTAACATTTGACCAAAATTTATAAGCATTTTGCGATACTTTAGCTAATTTACAAAACTCTTGATTTAAAATATAATCATCTAAAGTATCACTATAAGATAAAATATATCTTTGCATAAATAAGATATATTGAGCTTATACTAGCTCAATATATGCAAGTGTAGCTGCGTCGCCACGTCTTGTTCTTGTTTTAATAATTCTTGTATATCCACCATTTCTTTCTTTGTATTTTGGTGCTATTTCAGTTACAAGTTTATTTGTACATTCTTTATCTTGAAGACTAGCAAACACTGCTCTGTGTGCATTAGCATCGCCAAGTCTTGCACGAGTAATTAATTTTTCAAAATAAGATCTTAATTCCTTAGCTTTTTCTAAAGTAGTTTCAATTCTACCACTTTTAATAATTGCTATGCTAAGATTTTTAAGTAAAGCTGCACGGTGTGAGCTTGTTCTACCTAATTTTCTATATCCGTGTTTATGTCTCATCTATTATCCTTTATTTTTTAACTCTGCTATTTTTTCTTTTAACTGCTCTTTGTAAGCACTAGTACTATTTGAACCTATTGGATAACCAATTTCTTTCATAGTTGCAACAATTTCATCAACTGATTTTTTACCAACATTTTTTAAATTGTTAATATCTTCAATAGACATTAAAGCTAATTCTCCAACATATTTAATACCAGCAATTTCTAAAGCATTAGAACTTCTAACTGTAAAACCTAGCTCCTTTACACTTTTTAAAAGCTTAGTAAAGTCAATATCACTTTCTTTACTTTGTTTATTTTGTGGTTTTTTTACTTTATCAGTAATTTTTTCAAAAACCGACATTTGTTGATACATAGCTTCTAAAGCATTTTTAAAGGCATCTTCTGGGCTAATTTGACCATCTGTTGTAATATCAAAAACAATCTTTTCATGGTCAGGATTATCCTCGTGCAATACATTTTCAATCTTGTAAGAAACATTTCTTACTGGATTAAAGAAAGCATCAATAGAAATAAAATCATTTG
It encodes the following:
- the rplQ gene encoding 50S ribosomal protein L17 produces the protein MRHKHGYRKLGRTSSHRAALLKNLSIAIIKSGRIETTLEKAKELRSYFEKLITRARLGDANAHRAVFASLQDKECTNKLVTEIAPKYKERNGGYTRIIKTRTRRGDAATLAYIELV
- a CDS encoding DNA-directed RNA polymerase subunit alpha, with product MRKVVTQAHVPNSFDIEIIGENKARISAWPFEIGFAITLAHPLKRLLALGAVGYAATAIKIDGINHEFDSKRGMLEDISLFIINIKNTRFRFKNPESKKEVLEFNFKGAKEIRGADLVNENVEVVNPDIYIATINEDTELSFTLIVEKGIGYVASEDLRERNSNDFISIDAFFNPVRNVSYKIENVLHEDNPDHEKIVFDITTDGQISPEDAFKNALEAMYQQMSVFEKITDKVKKPQNKQSKESDIDFTKLLKSVKELGFTVRSSNALEIAGIKYVGELALMSIEDINNLKNVGKKSVDEIVATMKEIGYPIGSNSTSAYKEQLKEKIAELKNKG
- a CDS encoding cysteine permease, with the protein product MQRYILSYSDTLDDYILNQEFCKLAKVSQNAYKFWSNVKTANYPNSRIVFLEKTSIILKHQDIKEKCTDLSGLILASSFCAMSNLAPSHLNAKNGSKLLDVLDLVEICGVKFINLRNFYKKLKIPHNAHIYIEKCCYFAPEPFEKKIKLTPTLCLGYY